From Amycolatopsis sp. WQ 127309:
TGAGGATGGGATGCACGCGCTGCGGCACCTGTTCGCCTCAGCCATGCTCGAACGCGGGGTGTCGATCAAAGCGTTGGCCGCGTTTCTCGGGCACTCCTCGGAGGCGTTCACGCTCAAGGTGTACACGCACCTCATGCCCTCCAGCTTCGACCGGGCTCGGGATGCGATCGATGATCTGGTCAGGCCGCGCCGGAGCCCGGAGAATCGCCGTGGGGACGGCCTGACGGCCTGACGACGGCCTGAGCTACTGATAGCCCATCCAGGCGGGGCGAGATCCCCAGGTCAGAGCACATTTCGGTGTCATTCGTACGACAACTGCAACAACGAGGGCCGCGACGCGATCGAGCGCTACACGAAGATGGGCGAAGCGATCGAGAAGACCGGTCACCCGATGGTCTACGCGCTCTGCGAATGGGGCGAGAACGACCCGTGGACCTGGGGCCGCGACGCCGGCGCGCAGCTGTGGCGCACCACCGGCGACATCAGCGACAACTGGGGCAGCATGACCGGCATCCTCGACCAGCAGGTCGGCTTGGAGAAGTACGCCGGTCCGGGCGGCTGGAACGACCCGGACATGCTCGAGGTCGGCAACGGCGGCATGACCGACGCCGAGTACCGCTCGCACTTCTCGCTCTGGGCGTTGCTGAACGCACCGCTGCTGGCCGGGAACGACCTGCCCGCGATGTCGCCCGCGACCAAGAAGATCCTGGAGAACAAGGACGTCATCGCGCTCGACCAGGACTGGGCGGGCACGCAGGGCCACAAGATCCGCGACGACGGCGACACCGAGGTCTGGGCCAAGCCGATGTCCGACGGCTCGGCCGCGGTGGTGCTGTTCAACCGCGGTTCCGCGACGGCGGCGATGAGCACGACGGCGAAGGACCTCGGCCTCAAGGCGCGCGACTACCGCGTCCGCGACCTCTGGAGCGGCACCGAAACCGAGACCGCCGGCACTGTCCGCGCCGCCGTACCCTCCCACGGCTCGGCCGTGTTCCGCGTCTGGCCCGCCACCCACCCGGCGGCCGCACCGCTGACGACGCTGGCCCTGCCGAGCCCGGACTACGTGCCCGCCGACCGGCCGCTGACCACGACGCTGAAGGTGACCAACGACGGCAGCACGCCGATCGCGGACGTCCGCACCAGCGTCACGGCGCCCGCGGGCTGGAAGCTGGACGGGCCCGGTTCGTTCACGGTGCCGGTCGTCCTGCCGGGCAAGTCCTGGCAGAAGCAGGTCACCTTCAAGCCGGCGGCTCCGGCCGGCGACCACGTCACGCTCACCGCGAAGGCGAGCTACCTGACCCTGTGGGGCAAGCGCGACCTGACGTCGGAAGGCACGTCACCGCTCGTCTCGCGGCCGGCGGCGGGGACGACGGCGTTGTCGAAGGCGCCGTGGATGTCGTCCGACAACGGCTGGGGCCCGGTCGAACGCGGCACGAGCAACGGCGAGGCCCAAGCGGGTGACGGCCACAAGATCACCATCGCCGGCACCGGCTACGACGACGGGATCGGCGCCCACGCGCCGTCGAGCGTGCGGATCTACGTCGGCGCCGGCTGCACGTCGGTCAGCGCGCTGGTCGGGCTGGACGACGAGAACTCCGGTGGCAGCGCGGGGTTCCGCATTCTCGGTGACGGCAAGGAGCTGGCCGCCACCGGCGTCATGCACCCCGGCGACCAGGCGCGGCCGCTGACCGCGCAGCTCTCCGGCGTCCAGGTGCTGGAGCTGTCGGTCGACGACGGCGGCGACGGCAACACCAACGACCACGCCGACTGGGCGAACGCCACGGTCACCTGCTGAGGTCGATGAGCCAGGCTTCGGCGTCGCGGAGGTAGCGGTCCAACGCGGCCTCCGCGACGTCGAACCGGCCGCAGCGCAGGTCTTCCAAGATCTGCTCGTGGCAGTCGAGGAACGGCTCGTAGAACTCACGGGTGTTCTCGTTGAGCACGAAGAACAACCGGGTCTCGGCGAGCACCTGGCGCATCGTGGCGGAGATCCGCTCGCTGCCGGCGAGGTCGGCCAGCGCCTGGTGGAAGTGGATGCTCGCGGTGCCGACCGCCGGCCAGTCCTCGGCCGCCGCCGCCGCGCGGCCGCTCCGCAACGCGCCCTCGGCCGCCGTCAGGTCCACAGTGGATCGCTCGGCCGCGCGGCGCAGGGCACCGCATTCGGTGGCCCGGCGCACGACGTAGAGGTCTTCGATGTCCTCTGTGGTCAGTTCGCGCACGAACACGCCGCGGTTCAGCTCGTGCACGGCCAGCCGTTCGTGGGCCAGCAGCTGGAACGACTCGCGCAGCGTGTTGCGCGAGACGCCCAGCGCCGAGCTGATCACCGGCTCGGAAAGCCGTTCACCGGGGGCGAAGACGCCGTCCGTGATGTACTGGCGCAGGATCGCGGCCACCCGCTCGGCCGTGCCGCTGCGCGCGAGCAGGTGCCGCTCGCGCTCCAGCCCCGATGCGTCCACAGTGGACATCGGAACTCCGCTACCTGACGCCGAGTTCGAAGTCGAGGCTGTACCGGTTCCCCGGCATCGCCCCCGCGGCCTTCGCGCCGTCGATCGGCAGCACGACGCCGTTGACGAACCGCGACTCGTCGCTGGCCAGGAACACCACGGCCTTCGCGACTTCCCACGCCTCGCCGACGCGCGCCGCCGGGGTGCTCGCGACGAGCTGGTGCTGCTTGGCTTCGAACTCCTCCGCCGAGGCGAGCGTACCGCGCAGCATGTCGGTGTCGATCGCGCCCGGGTTCACCGTGTTGGCGCGGATGCCCTGGTGCGCGTGGGCGACGGCGATCGACTTGGTCAGCCCGACCAGCGCGTGCTTGGTGGCGTTGTACACCGGGTCGCCCGGGCGGCCCATCACGCCGCCGTTCGACGACGTCGTGACGATGCTGCCCGCCTTGCGCTCGAGCATGTGCGGCAGCACGGCGCGGGTGCCGAGGAACGCCGCGCGCACGTTGAGCGCGAAGATGTGGTCGAAGTCGGCCAGCGTCGTGTCGACGAGCGGTTTGCCGAGGTGGATGCCGACGTTGTTGAACAGCACGTCGATCCGGCCGGTCTCGGCGACGACGCCGTCGACGAACGCGCCGACTTGGTCCTCGTCGGTGGCGTCCACTATGGAGTGCTGGCAGCCCTCCAGCGTCTCGGCGGGCTCGCGGATGTCCGACGCGAACACCGTCGCGCCCTCGGCGAGGAACTCCTTCACCGTGGCGAGGCCGATGCCCCGTGCGCCGCCGAAGACGACCGCCACCTTGCCGGCCAACCGACCCATCACTTACCCGCTCTCAGTCGTGCTGTCTGCTCTTCGTCCACCACGTAGTCCTCGGGCAGCCGGACGAGTGTGTCCGCCTTCCCGAGGTACCGCACTTCGACGCCGTACACCTCGCGCGCCGCCTCCGCCGAGACGTACCCCTCGACGACGTCCGTGAGCACGGCCGCCACCGGCCGTTCGCGCGGCGGCCCGTAACCGCCACCGCCGGGGAGCGTGACGTCCACAACGGACTCCGCGGCGAGGGTAACGCGGCTCTTCGCCGGCAGGTCGGCTCCGCCGCGCAAGCCGAACCGTCCGGGTGAGCCCGCGCCGCCACCGTCCACACCGGACGCCGCCGCGCGCACGCGGTCGACGTTCCCGTTGACGCTCCAGGAATCCACGTCGCGTGCCACCATCGTGGTCACCTGTCCGAGGCCGCCGCGCCGGCGTCCCGCACCGCCGGAGTCCACCCGCAGTTCCCGGGAGCGTTGCACGAGCGGCGCCATGGTCTCGATGACCTCGGTCGGCGTCGAGCGCAGCCCGCTCGGGAAGCCGGTGGTGTTCAGGCCGTCCTTGGCCGCCCGCGCGCCCATGCCGCCGGTCTGGAAGACGTTGAGCATGAACCCGGGGCCGCGCCAGATGGTCATCCACAGCGCGTCCGCGCTCGGCGCGATCGCCGCGCCGGGCAGCGCGCCGATCAGCAGCGACGGCAGGAAGTGCCCGATCAGGTGCCGCGACGCGACCGGCGCCGGCGGCAGGCAGTTCAGCACCGAACCCTCGGGCGCGGTCACGCGCACCGGCCGGAACGAGCCGGCGTTGTGCGGCACCTCCGGCGCGATCGCCGCCTTGACCGCGAACGACGCGTACGCCCGGGTGTAGTTCAGCACGACGTTGATCCCGCGCCGGCTCTGCGGCGACGATCCCGCGAAGTCGAGGTGGATCTCGTCACCGTCCACAGTGGCCGTGACACGCAGGACGATCTCTTCGTCGTCGAAGCCGTCGGTGACGATCTCGTTGGTGTAGGTGCCGTCCGGCAGCTCCCGCAGCGCGTCCCGCAGGGCCTTCTCGGAGCGGTTCATGATCTCGGCGGCGACGTCGTCGAGGGTGTCGAGCCCGAACTCGTCCAGCAGCCGGACCAGGCTCGCGGCACCGACCTCGTTGCCGGTGACCTGCGCGTACAGGTCGCCGATGGTCTCCTCCGGCGTGCGGACGTTGACGCGGATCAGCCGTTCCAGGTCGGTGTTGACCTCGCCCGCGCGCAGGAACTTGAGGATCGGCAGGCGCAGGCCTTCCTCGAAGACCTCGTGCGCCTCGGCCGACACCAGCCGGCCGCCGATGTCGGGCGCGTGGCAGCACGACGCGAACCACGCGACCACCCGGCCGGCCCGGAACACCGGCGTCGCGACGGTGATGTCGTTGATCTGCCCGGCGGTCTGCCACGGGTCGTTGGTGAGCAGTACATCCCCGGGTTCGAGCTGCTCCGGTGGGTACGCGGCGACGAAGTGGTGCATGCCGGTGGCCATCGCGTTGATGTGGCCGGGCGTGCCGCCGACGGACTGGCCGATCATCTCGCCGCGCGAGTCGAACACCGCGCACGCCAGGTCGAGCGATTCTCGGACCACGGCGGAGAAGGCCGTGTTGACCAGCGCGTTCTGCTGTTCGGCGAGGATCGAGTGCAGCCGGTTGGCGAACAGCCCGACGACGATGGGATCGACCGTCACACTGTCACCTCCAGCCCCGCGTCACCTCGGACGACGCAGCAGGCACCGGGCGGGACGACCACAGTGGACTCGCGTTCCTCCACGATGGCCGGACCATCGACACGGTCACCGGGCTCGAGCCGGTACCGATCGAAGACGATCGTGTCGACAAATCCACCTGCCGAAGGAAAGTAGGCCTTCCGACTGCCCTTGTGCGCATCTCCCGCGGACTCGGCCGAGGCCAGGCGGAGCGTGACGTCCGGGGCCGGGCCACTGGAGACGACCCGCCAGTTCAGCACCTCGACGCCGACGTCGGGCCCGGAGCGCCGGTAGAGCGCGCGGTAGGTGCGCGTGAACTCGTCGATCAGCGTGTCCGGCCAGCTGCCGTCGTGGACCGGCACGCGGATCTCGTACCCCTGCCCGGAATATCGCATCTCGGCGATCCGCCGGTGCGTCACACTGTCCACACCAGACTTCGCGAGCAGCGCCGCGCCCTCGGCCTCCATCTCGGCGAACAGCGCGTCGACCTGGCCCCACGACAGGTCGAGCACGGCCGCGCGGGCCGACCGGACGAAGTCGAACGCCAGCGGCGCGGTCAGGAACCCGGCCGCGCTGAGCACCCCCGCGGCCGGCGGCGCGACGATCGACGGCGCCCCGAGCGCGCGGGCGACCCCGACGCCGTGCACCGGGCCCGCGCCGCCGAAGGTGTACATCGGCAGCTTCGCGGGATCCTGCCCGCGTTCGACGGCGTGCACGCGCGCGGCGTTCGCCATGTCCTCGTTGACGCTCGTGTGGATGCCCCACGCGGCTTCTTCGACGCTGACGCCCAGCTTTTCGGCAATGCGACCTATCGCTTCACGCGCCGCCGACGCGTCGAGCGTCATCCCACCACCCAGGAAGTAATCCGGGTCGAGGTAGCCGAGCACCAGGTCGGCGTCGGTGACCGTGGGTTCGGTGCCGCCGCGGCCGTAACACGCGGGCCCGGGTTCGGACCCGGCCGAATCGGGGCCGACGGTCAGCAACCCCAGCGCGTCGATCCGGGCGATCGACCCGCCGCCGACGCCGATCTCGATCATGTCGATGACCGGCACCTGCACCGGCAAGCCGGACCCGGGCAGCAGCCGGTACTTCCGGTCCACTTCGAACTGGTGCGTCACCAGCGGCGCACCGCCGGCGATCAGGCAGAGTTTCGCCGTCGTGCCGCCCATGTCGAAAGCCAGCAGCTCCGCCGGGCCGATCGACGCGGCGGCGATCGCGCCGCCGGCCGGGCCGGACTCGAGGATCCGGATCGGGTACCGGGCCGCGGTGTCCACAGTGGCCAGACCGCCGTTGGACAGCATGATGTGCGGCGCGCCGGCGACGCCGAGCCGGCGCAGCCGGTGTTCGAGATCGCGCAGGTACCGTTCGGTGAGGTCCTGGACGTAGACGTTCGCGACCGTGGTCGACGCGCGCTCGAACTCGCGGATCTCGGGCACGACCTCCGACGACAGCGCGACCCGCAGGCCGGGCGCGACGTCGGCGAGGACCTCGGCCGCGCGCCGCTCGTGGGCCGGGTTGGTGAACGCGTGCAGGAAGCAGATCGCGACGGCGTCGATCCCCCGGTCCGCCAGTTCACGGCCAAGCCTTGCGACGTACGCCTCGTCGAGTCCGATGTGGACGGACCCGTCGGCGAAGATCCGTTCCGGGACGTCGAAGCGCAGGTGCCGCGGGACCAGCGGCCCGGGCAGTTCGATGAGCAGGTCGTACAGCTCGTACCGGTGCTCGCGCCGCATTTCGAGGACGTCGCGGAACCCGGCGGTCGCGAGCAGCGCCGTGCGCGAGCCCTTGCGCTCGATCAGCGCGTTGGTCACCAGCGTCGTCCCGTGCACGACCTGCTCGACGTCGCTCGCGGCGATCCCGGCGTCGGCGAAGAGGGCGGCCAGGCCCTCCTCGACCGCGCGGGCCGGCTCGTCGTGCGTGGTCAGCACCTTGCCGACGGCGACGATCCCGGTACCGTCCACCGCGCAGAGATCGGTGAACGTGCCGCCGATGTCGACACCGACCTTCATCCGGCGGTCTTCCGGTACCACCGCGGCGACGTGTTCAGCGGCGGCTTCAGCTTGGCCTTCACCACCAGCACGTTCGGCTCGTCCGACTCGACGAACTCGCCGAGCAGCCGCCGGAACGCGCGCCCGAACCCGGAGACGCGGTCGGCGTGCACCCCGAAGGAGCGGGCCAGGCCGACGAAGTCCGGGCTGTCCCAGTCGACCCCGCGACGCGGCACGCCTTCCTGCTCCTGGTCGTAACGCAGCATGCCGTAGCCGCCGTCGTCGACCAGGACGACCGTGACCGGCAGCTGTTCCTGCGCGAGCGTCGCGAGATCACCGCAGGCGTAGAGGAAACCGCCGTCGCCGGTGATGCAGATGGCGCGGCCGGCCCCCGCCGCGGCGGCGCCGAGCGACGCGGGGAAGCCGTAGCCGAGGGTGCCCCAGCCCATCGGGTAGGCGAGCTTGCGCGGCGCCCGCACCCGGTGGAAACCGCCGACCCAGTAGCCGGCGACGCACATGTCGGACACCAGCACGGCGTCCATCGGCAGCACTTCGTCCAAAGTGGACAGGAAGTCGTAGGCCTGCGGTTCCTCGTCGCGGATCCGCTGGCGCACCCGGCGGCCGATGCCGGCCAGCCGCAGCGTGATGTCGTCGAGGCCGTCGCGCTGCTTCGGCAGCAGCCGCTCGATGATCGCGCGCGCGTCACCGACCAGCGTCAGGTCCGGCGGGTAGTTCTTGGCGGCGTCGTCGGCATCGACGTTGATCGCGATGAGCGTGGGCGGCTGGGGCATCAGCCAGTTCTGCGTCATCAGGCCGTCGAAGTCGGTGCCGATGGCGAGCACGACGTCGGCCTCGTCCCACAGCTCGCCGACCTCCGGCGTGTGCACCGGGTTCGGCGCCAGGCAGGGGTGGTCGAGCGGCAGCAGGCCGCGGGCGGCGAACGTGGTGATCACCGGCGCGGCCAGCTTTTCGGCGAGCGCGCCGATGGCCTCGCCCGCGCCCGAGCGCAGGGCGCCGCCGCCGGCCCAGATCAGCGGGCGCTGCGCGTCGGACAGCAGCGCTTCGGCCCGGGCGAGGTCGGGGACGTCGCCGTCGGGCTTGCGGTGCGGCGCGGGCGACCGCCGGTGCGGCACGGCCTCGCGCAGGTAGTCGGTCGGCACGCCGAAGTACACCGGCCCGCTCTGCGGCTGCAGCGCGAGCCGGACCGCACGGTGCACGGTGGTGCCGATCTGGTCGGCCGCACGGACGGTGAAGCCGCCCTTGGTGATCGGCGCGAACATGGCCTGCTGGTCCGACGTCTCGTGCAGCACGCCGCGGACGACGCCGGGCCGCCGCAGCGTCGAGGGGATGTCCGTGGCGATGATCAGCACCGGCGCGGCGGAGGCCATGGCCTCGCCGACGGCGCCGAGCGTGTTGGCGGCGCCGGGCCCGGTGGTCACCAGCGCGACGCCGAGCTTCCCGGTGGCGCGGGCGTACCCGTCGGCGGCGTACCCGGCCGTCTGCTCGTGGCGGACGCCGATGATCTTGATGCCGGCCTCGGCGAACGCCTCCCACAACGGCAGGTTGTGCACTCCCGGCAGGCCGAAGGCGATCTCCGTGCCCAACGCCTTCAAAGCGTCCGCCAGCTCCCGCGCACCACTCACAGCCACGGCCCGGATACTGCCAGATCGTTGAACGATCTGGCAATCGGCCCTAGACGATGTGGTGCTCGGCCGGTGCGCTACCGGCCGCCGCGAACCGGCGGACGTCCAGCTCGGCGACGTCGGCCGACGTCGGTCGCCCCAGGTAGAGGTCCCGGACCAGCTCGCCGGTGGCCGGGCCCATCTGGAAGCCGTGGCCGGAGAAGCCGGTCGCGTAGAAGAACCGCGACAGGAGGACGCTTTCCCCGATGATCTGGTTGCGGTCCGGCGTCATCTCGTACAACCCCGCCCACGCCGTGCGGATGCCGGCGTCCAGCACCGCGGGGATCCGGCGCCCGGCCAGCTCGGCCAGCCGCGGCAGCCACTCGCCCGCCTCGTAGCGGGTGCCGAAGCCCGGGAAGCCGTCGTCCTCGCAAAAGGACATCGCCAGGCCTGCACCTTCGCGGTGGAAGTAGAACGCCGACGGCAGCTCGATGGCCAGCGGCACCGACTCCGGCAATCCGGGCACCGGGCCGGTGAAGACGACCTGCCGCCGGAACGGGCGCACCGGCAGGTCCAGCCCGGCCAGCTCGCCGACCCGCCCCGACCACGCGCCCGCCGCGCACACGACGGCGCCGGTCCGCACGAACCCCGCCGTCGTGCGGACGCCCGTCAGAGCGTCACCGTCCCGTTCGACCCCGGTGACCTCGACGCCGGTCCGGAGCTGCGCGCCGCACGCGCGCGCAGCTCTCGCGTAGCCCTGCACGACCGCGTCCGGCGTCGCCTTCGCGTCGTCCGGCGACCAGAGCGCCGCGACGACGCCGTCCGGCTCGAGCAGCGGGAGGACGTCCCGCACTTCCGCGGGGTCGAGCAGGTAGCTCCGGACGCCGTGCGCGCGCTGCAGCTCCGCGCAATGTCCGATTGCGGGCACGTCCGCCGGGTCGGTGATCAGGTAGAGGTAGCCGTCGCGGCGGAAGTCGATCTCGACGCCGAACCGCTCCCGGAAAGCGCTGTACTCCGCGAGCCCGCGCAGCCCGAGCTCGACGTTCACGGGCTTGGTGAACGACGACCGGATGCCGCCCGCGGCCTTCGCCGTCGAGCCCCCGCCCAGGCCGTCGCGCTCCAGCAGCAGGACGTCGACGTCGGCCTCGGCCAACCGGAACGCGCAGCTCACCCCGATCACCCCGCCGCCGATCACGACGACTTCGGCGAACTGTGGCAGAGACGTTTCCCCGGCGCCGCGGACGGTCATACTCGCCAATGTAGAACGTGATCCACCGGTGGCACCCGAACGCGTAGAGTCGGCCCACCGGGGCAGCGACGCTCCGCGCGCGGAAGGTGATGCCCGATGCCGATGATGCCGGTGACCGACTCGATGTTCCTCCTGGTGGAGACGCGCGAGCATCCGATGCACGTCGGCGGCCTGCAGCTGTTCAAGAAGCCCGAGGGCGCTGGCCCCGACTACCTGAGCGGCCTCCGGCGGAACCTGCTCGACTCGGACAACATGCGGCCGGTCTTCCGCCGCCGCCCCGCCCGCCCGGTGAACACGCTCGGGCACGTGGCCTGGTCGACCGACGCCGACCTCGAGCTCGACTACCACTTCCGGCACTCCGCGCTGCCGCAGCCGGGCCGGATCCGCGAACTGCTGGAGCTCACCAGCCGCTGGCACAGCACGCTGCTCGACCGGCACCGGCCGCTGTGGGAGATCCACCTCGTCGAAGGCCTGGCCGACGGGCGGTTCGCCGTCTACACCAAGGTCCACCACGCGCTGATGGACGGCGTCTCGGCGCTGCGTCACCTGCAGGGCACGCTGTCGGACGACCCGTCGGACATGGACTGCCCGCCGTGGTGGGGCACGCGGCGCAAACCGGGCGAAGGCCGCACCAAGCGCCCCCGGTCCCTGCTGGACAGCGCCGGCAAGACGGTCAACCAGATCGCGAGCCTGGCGCCGGCCGCGGTGAAGGTGGCGCGGGAAGCGTTCAGCGAGCACACGGTGACCCTGCCGGGTCAGGCGCCGCGGACGATGTTCAACGTGCCGATCGGCGGCGCGCGCCGGTTCGCGGCGCAGTCGTGGTCGCTCGACCGCGTGCGGCAGGTGGCCAACGCGGCCGGGGTGTCGCGCAACGACGTCGTGCTCGCGATGTGCTCGGGCGCGCTGCGGGACTACCTCATCGAGCAGCGCGCGCTGCCGGACGCGCCGATGATCGCGATGGTGCCGGTTTCGCTTCGCCGCAAGACCGACCCGGGCGAGGCGACGGGCAACAACATCGGCGCCCTGCTGTGCAACCTGGCCACCGACCTGCCGGACGCGGGCAAGCGGCTCGTCGCGATCCACCAGTCGATGCGCAACGGCAAGCGGCTGTTCTCGGAGCTGACGCCGCTGCAGACGCTGCTGCTGTCCGGGATCAACGTGGCGCAGCTGGGCGTCTCGCCGATCCCCGGCGTCGTCAACAACACGCGGCCGCCGTTCAACCTGGTGATCTCGAACGTCCCCGGCCCGCGCAAGCAGATGTACTGGAACGGCGCGCAGCTCGACGGCATCTACCCGGCGTCGGTGCTGCTCGACGGCCAGGCCGTGAACATCACGCTGACCAGCAACGGCGACAACCTCGACTTCGGCATCATGGGGTGCCGCCGCAGCGTGCCGCACCTGCAGCGGATCCTCACGCACCTCGACACGGCGCTGGTGGAGCTGGAAGCCGCCGTCAAGTAGGTCTGTCCACAGTGGACTAGGCGACACCTTCCGGCGCGGCGCCGGCGATCTGCACGGCGCCGGCAGCGATGCGGTCGATCTCGGCCAGGTCGTCCGGCGTCAGCGTGATGTCCGCGGCGGCGAGGCTCGCCTCGATGTGCTGCGGCCGGCGCGCCCCGACGATCGCGGCGTGCACTCCCGGCCGGGCGAGCGTCCAGGCGATGGCGAGCTGGCCGACTTCGACGTCCCGCTGGGCCGCGAACGCTGTGAGTTCGTCGACGATCTTGAGGTTGCGGCGCAGGTTGTCGCCCTGGAACGCGGATGAGCGTGACCGCCAGTCGCTGGTTTCGAAGGTGCTGTCCGGGGTGACCGCGCCGGTGAGCAGGCCACTGCCGAGCGGGCTGTAGACGAACACGCCGATGTCGTGCTCGCGGGCGTAGGGCAGCGGATCGGTCTCGATGCCGCGCCGGAACAGGTGGTACGGCGGCTGGAGCGTCTCGACCGGCCGCGTCTCGTCGAACGCCGCCAGCTGCGCGGCGTCGTAGTTGGAGACGCCGACGTGCCGGACCTTGCCGGCGTCGACGAACTCCTGAAGCAGACCGGCGACGTCGGCCGCCGGGGTGTCGGGGTCGGGCCAGTGCACCTGGTAGACGTCGATGTGGTCGCGCCCGAGGTTGCGCAGGCTCTCGTCGAGCCCCTGGGTGAGCCACGCGCGCCGCGAGTCGCGCGGCCGCTGCGCCCGCGGGTTGATGCCGCCCTTGGTGGCGACGACGACGTCTTTCTCCGTTCGCAGCGCCCGCCCCAGCAGCACTTCGGACCGGCCGCGGCCGTAGGCCTGCGCGGTGTCGAAGAAGTTCACGCCGAGCGCGCGGGCGTGGTGGATCGCCGCGATCGCGGTGTCCTCGTCGAAGGCGCCCCAGTCGCCGCCGAGCTGCCACGTCCCGAAGGCGATCTTCGAGACTTCGAGGCCGCTGCGGCCCAAGATCGTCGTACGCATGCGTCCAGCACAGCACAGACGTCGGACCACTGCACCGATCTTCCCGGCGAGCGAAACCCCCAAATAACTCTTTGACAGTTGCGCCGGCATCCCCGAAACTCGGGAGCATGTCCCTCGACGACCTCCGGGTCCTGGCCCACCCGT
This genomic window contains:
- a CDS encoding aldo/keto reductase, producing the protein MRTTILGRSGLEVSKIAFGTWQLGGDWGAFDEDTAIAAIHHARALGVNFFDTAQAYGRGRSEVLLGRALRTEKDVVVATKGGINPRAQRPRDSRRAWLTQGLDESLRNLGRDHIDVYQVHWPDPDTPAADVAGLLQEFVDAGKVRHVGVSNYDAAQLAAFDETRPVETLQPPYHLFRRGIETDPLPYAREHDIGVFVYSPLGSGLLTGAVTPDSTFETSDWRSRSSAFQGDNLRRNLKIVDELTAFAAQRDVEVGQLAIAWTLARPGVHAAIVGARRPQHIEASLAAADITLTPDDLAEIDRIAAGAVQIAGAAPEGVA
- a CDS encoding wax ester/triacylglycerol synthase family O-acyltransferase: MPMMPVTDSMFLLVETREHPMHVGGLQLFKKPEGAGPDYLSGLRRNLLDSDNMRPVFRRRPARPVNTLGHVAWSTDADLELDYHFRHSALPQPGRIRELLELTSRWHSTLLDRHRPLWEIHLVEGLADGRFAVYTKVHHALMDGVSALRHLQGTLSDDPSDMDCPPWWGTRRKPGEGRTKRPRSLLDSAGKTVNQIASLAPAAVKVAREAFSEHTVTLPGQAPRTMFNVPIGGARRFAAQSWSLDRVRQVANAAGVSRNDVVLAMCSGALRDYLIEQRALPDAPMIAMVPVSLRRKTDPGEATGNNIGALLCNLATDLPDAGKRLVAIHQSMRNGKRLFSELTPLQTLLLSGINVAQLGVSPIPGVVNNTRPPFNLVISNVPGPRKQMYWNGAQLDGIYPASVLLDGQAVNITLTSNGDNLDFGIMGCRRSVPHLQRILTHLDTALVELEAAVK